A stretch of the Pangasianodon hypophthalmus isolate fPanHyp1 chromosome 28, fPanHyp1.pri, whole genome shotgun sequence genome encodes the following:
- the mtmr7b gene encoding myotubularin-related protein 7b isoform X1: MEHIRTPKVENVRMIDRLIPRKSTVGTLYVSSTHTIFVENSDARKETWLLHSLISSVDRPAAMPTGNPLLLRCKNFQVFRFLFPLERECVDIHESLTHLSRPERYGELFCFSYLPSVVKEEREKAWSFLDLRAEFSRMGIPSNLWHITPANHEYRVCDTYPSELFVPKSASPAVIVGSAKFRSRGRLPVLSYFHRDTGAAVCRSSQPLSGFSTRSPEDEQMLQAIMKSNPTSEYMYVVDTRPKLNAMANRAAGKGYENEDHYMNIRLQFIGIENIHVMRSSQQKLIEVGDLRSPSMGDFLWGLENSGWLKHIKAVLDAGVFIAKAVAEEGVSVLVHCSDGWDRTAQACSVASVLLDSYYRTVKGFMVLIEKDWVSFGHKFSHRYAHLDGDPKEVSPVMDQFLECVWQLMEQFPCAFEFNERFLLQLHTHVHSCQYGNFIGNSQRERRDLRIRERTHSLWPCLWENRSEFINPLYRSDHSQTQGVLRPLTTPYCFKFWKGMYSSAERGRASHQSPSDWLTAVKEESQQLEEELNTHQERLAQLVESKTRKVKKNGANEHSYQMLLKENDISNPQDYVTCINPGTESHAPSFTLPLKSPTTPKTTDADDLSVCSDLESGVADLSSHASSSCDDAKDPHLDETAYVSA, translated from the exons ATGGAGCACATCAGGACACCGAAG GTGGAGAACGTGCGTATGATTGACAGGTTGATTCCCCGGAAGTCCACCGTGGGAACGCTGTACGTGTCCTCCACACACACCATCTTCGTGGAGAACTCGGACGCACGCAAAGAGACGTGG ctccTGCACAGTCTAATCAGCAGTGTCGATCGCCCCGCGGCCATGCCCACAGGAAATCCCCTCCTCCTGCGCTGTAAGAACTTCCAGGTGTTTCGGTTCCTCTTCCCgctagagagagagtgtgtggacATCCATGAGTCGCTCACACACCTGTCCCGTCCAG agcgTTACGGAGAGCTCTTCTGCTTCTCTTACTTGCCCAGCGTGGttaaagaggagagagagaaggcctGGAGTTTCCTGGATCTGCGTGCGGAGTTTAGCCGGATGGGAATTCCCAGCAACCTCTGGCACATCACTCCGGCCAACCACGAGTACAGA GTGTGTGACACGTACCCCTCGGAGCTGTTCGTGCCGAAGTCAGCGTCTCCCGCCGTTATCGTGGGCAGCGCCAAATTCAGGAGCCGAGGGCGACTTCCTGTTCTCTCCTACTTCCACAGAGACACCGGC GCCGCAGTGTGTCGCAGCAGTCAGCCTCTCTCCGGTTTCAGCACTCGTTCTCCAGAAGATGAACAGATGCTGCAGGCCATCATGAAGTCCAACCCCACCAGCGAGTACATGTACGTGGTGGACACACGGCCGAAG ctGAATGCGATGGCCAATCGGGCGGCTGGAAAAGGCTATGAGAACGAGGACCACTACATGAACATCAGGCTGCAGTTCATCGGCATCGAGAACATCCACGTGATGAGGAGCAGCCAGCAGAAACTCATCGAAG TCGGGGATCTCAGGTCTCCGTCGATGGGCGACTTCCTGTGGGGGCTGGAGAATTCCGGTTGGCTCAAACACATTAAAGCAGTGCTGGATGCCGGGGTCTTCATCGCCAAG gctgTAGCAGAGGAAGGGGTGAGTGTGTTGGTTCACTGCTCTGATGGATGGGATCGTACGGCTCAGGCCTGCTCCGTGGCCAGTGTGCTCCTAGACTCGTACTACAGAACCGTTAAAGGATTTATG GTGCTGATAGAGAAAGACTGGGTATCGTTTGGACACAAGTTCTCACACAG GTACGCTCACCTGGACGGAGACCCTAAAGAGGTGTCCCCTGTGATGGACCAGttcctggagtgtgtgtggcagctgaTGGAGCAGTTCCCCTGCGCCTTCGAGTTTAACGAGCGCTTCCTCctgcagctgcacacacacGTCCACTCCTGCCAGTACGGCAACTTCATCGGCAACAGCCAGAGAGAGCGCCGGGACCTGAG gatacgAGAGCGGACTCACTCGCTGTGGCCGTGTCTTTGGGAGAACAGATCCGAGTTCATAAACCCTCTGTACAGATCAGACCACAGTCAGACTCAGGGCGTGCTGAGACCCCTGACCACGCCCTACTGCTTCAA atTCTGGAAAGGCATGTACAGTTCTGCGGAAAGGGGCAGGGCCTCGCATCAGTCaccttctgattggctgaccgCCGTGAAGGAGGAGTCACAGCAGCTGGAGGAGGAGCTTAACACGCACCAGGAG AGACTCGCTCAGCTGGTAGAGAGCAAAACGAGAAAGGTGAAGAAGAACGGAGCGAATGAACATTCGTATCAGATGCTGCTGAAAGAAAACGACATCAGCAACCCTCAGGATTACGTCACCTGCATAAACCCTGGGACAgaaagccacgccccctcctTCACACTACCACTGAAGTCACCGACGACCCCCAAGACCACCGACGCTGACGATCTCTCAGTCTGCAGCGACCTCGAGTCAGGCGTCGCCGACCTCAGCAGCCACGCCTCCAGCTCGTGCGACGATGCAAAAGACCCCCATCTGGACGAGACGGCTTATGTGAGCgcctga
- the mtmr7b gene encoding myotubularin-related protein 7b isoform X2, translating to MEHIRTPKVENVRMIDRLIPRKSTVGTLYVSSTHTIFVENSDARKETWLLHSLISSVDRPAAMPTGNPLLLRCKNFQVFRFLFPLERECVDIHESLTHLSRPERYGELFCFSYLPSVVKEEREKAWSFLDLRAEFSRMGIPSNLWHITPANHEYRVCDTYPSELFVPKSASPAVIVGSAKFRSRGRLPVLSYFHRDTGAAVCRSSQPLSGFSTRSPEDEQMLQAIMKSNPTSEYMYVVDTRPKLNAMANRAAGKGYENEDHYMNIRLQFIGIENIHVMRSSQQKLIEVGDLRSPSMGDFLWGLENSGWLKHIKAVLDAGVFIAKAVAEEGVSVLVHCSDGWDRTAQACSVASVLLDSYYRTVKGFMVLIEKDWVSFGHKFSHRYAHLDGDPKEVSPVMDQFLECVWQLMEQFPCAFEFNERFLLQLHTHVHSCQYGNFIGNSQRERRDLRIRERTHSLWPCLWENRSEFINPLYRSDHSQTQGVLRPLTTPYCFKFWKGMYSSAERGRASHQSPSDWLTAVKEESQQLEEELNTHQEVPRETDEGQETRSAGREQNEKGEEERSE from the exons ATGGAGCACATCAGGACACCGAAG GTGGAGAACGTGCGTATGATTGACAGGTTGATTCCCCGGAAGTCCACCGTGGGAACGCTGTACGTGTCCTCCACACACACCATCTTCGTGGAGAACTCGGACGCACGCAAAGAGACGTGG ctccTGCACAGTCTAATCAGCAGTGTCGATCGCCCCGCGGCCATGCCCACAGGAAATCCCCTCCTCCTGCGCTGTAAGAACTTCCAGGTGTTTCGGTTCCTCTTCCCgctagagagagagtgtgtggacATCCATGAGTCGCTCACACACCTGTCCCGTCCAG agcgTTACGGAGAGCTCTTCTGCTTCTCTTACTTGCCCAGCGTGGttaaagaggagagagagaaggcctGGAGTTTCCTGGATCTGCGTGCGGAGTTTAGCCGGATGGGAATTCCCAGCAACCTCTGGCACATCACTCCGGCCAACCACGAGTACAGA GTGTGTGACACGTACCCCTCGGAGCTGTTCGTGCCGAAGTCAGCGTCTCCCGCCGTTATCGTGGGCAGCGCCAAATTCAGGAGCCGAGGGCGACTTCCTGTTCTCTCCTACTTCCACAGAGACACCGGC GCCGCAGTGTGTCGCAGCAGTCAGCCTCTCTCCGGTTTCAGCACTCGTTCTCCAGAAGATGAACAGATGCTGCAGGCCATCATGAAGTCCAACCCCACCAGCGAGTACATGTACGTGGTGGACACACGGCCGAAG ctGAATGCGATGGCCAATCGGGCGGCTGGAAAAGGCTATGAGAACGAGGACCACTACATGAACATCAGGCTGCAGTTCATCGGCATCGAGAACATCCACGTGATGAGGAGCAGCCAGCAGAAACTCATCGAAG TCGGGGATCTCAGGTCTCCGTCGATGGGCGACTTCCTGTGGGGGCTGGAGAATTCCGGTTGGCTCAAACACATTAAAGCAGTGCTGGATGCCGGGGTCTTCATCGCCAAG gctgTAGCAGAGGAAGGGGTGAGTGTGTTGGTTCACTGCTCTGATGGATGGGATCGTACGGCTCAGGCCTGCTCCGTGGCCAGTGTGCTCCTAGACTCGTACTACAGAACCGTTAAAGGATTTATG GTGCTGATAGAGAAAGACTGGGTATCGTTTGGACACAAGTTCTCACACAG GTACGCTCACCTGGACGGAGACCCTAAAGAGGTGTCCCCTGTGATGGACCAGttcctggagtgtgtgtggcagctgaTGGAGCAGTTCCCCTGCGCCTTCGAGTTTAACGAGCGCTTCCTCctgcagctgcacacacacGTCCACTCCTGCCAGTACGGCAACTTCATCGGCAACAGCCAGAGAGAGCGCCGGGACCTGAG gatacgAGAGCGGACTCACTCGCTGTGGCCGTGTCTTTGGGAGAACAGATCCGAGTTCATAAACCCTCTGTACAGATCAGACCACAGTCAGACTCAGGGCGTGCTGAGACCCCTGACCACGCCCTACTGCTTCAA atTCTGGAAAGGCATGTACAGTTCTGCGGAAAGGGGCAGGGCCTCGCATCAGTCaccttctgattggctgaccgCCGTGAAGGAGGAGTCACAGCAGCTGGAGGAGGAGCTTAACACGCACCAGGAGGTACCACGGGAGACCGACGAAGGACAAG AGACTCGCTCAGCTGGTAGAGAGCAAAACGAGAAAGGTGAAGAAGAACGGAGCGAATGA